In one Pseudoclavibacter sp. Marseille-Q3772 genomic region, the following are encoded:
- a CDS encoding DUF5719 family protein, whose product MSDAPMNDSRALTDFGIDPELVAAPRPIGAAPLRLESAAGVPVFAAAEGEPDAPQRAEDADIANTVQGPAEDVEDSGTEPAMADDEQPSVRVDEYAPSATASAADAGDSATRKRFPRSHGRVRSELPKPKAPRTRRAPKSRVAQARAQRRNAVIARTVGTATAAVTMAAAVWALGWMPLPEQQAQAPAAVITPQPGDQIRVCPGPLQQLGLSSNADAVSSVGEPSLQTASFAPKEPKQAPLGQDGPSSFTVSGMNGDTHSQLGVTQGLGVSGKKSSGYSATACSQPAPSQWLLAGNTTKGQNSVLDVINPGNVPARVNFALYTEAGAVRPTIPEAVIKPGERKTVSLAGVAPDAEAIAIKVDAIGTPVTAYVHQTAIDTLDPKGSEIANATALPATRQVISGMHVYERPGAGDDAPTTIGSTLRLMNPGEDNLMATVRFLRSNGEATEMEVPLDAGRVTDMPITTLPEGDYTVVVEAETPILAGGRMSPLDGSEFAWLAASPQLQGKTMAAIAQGPNPKLALANPSDTERTLSVNGAQVRVRPRATVYIDEPASTAISLDDADGIYAAVYYSGTGELSATPVLLGNPDATPITVVG is encoded by the coding sequence GTGTCTGATGCACCGATGAACGACTCGCGCGCCCTCACCGATTTCGGCATCGACCCGGAACTGGTCGCCGCACCCAGGCCGATCGGCGCGGCACCGCTGCGCCTCGAATCCGCAGCTGGGGTACCAGTATTTGCGGCCGCGGAGGGCGAACCGGATGCCCCACAGCGTGCCGAGGATGCAGATATTGCGAACACGGTTCAGGGGCCAGCCGAAGACGTCGAAGACTCCGGTACCGAACCCGCGATGGCCGATGACGAACAACCATCGGTACGAGTGGACGAATATGCTCCGTCGGCAACCGCATCCGCAGCCGATGCCGGGGATTCGGCGACACGTAAACGCTTCCCGCGCAGCCATGGCCGAGTGCGCTCGGAGCTGCCCAAGCCGAAAGCCCCGAGAACGCGACGCGCCCCGAAGAGCCGCGTGGCCCAGGCTCGGGCGCAACGACGGAATGCTGTGATCGCCCGTACCGTCGGTACCGCCACCGCGGCCGTGACGATGGCCGCAGCAGTCTGGGCGCTCGGCTGGATGCCGCTGCCCGAACAACAAGCACAAGCACCCGCAGCGGTAATCACCCCGCAACCGGGAGACCAGATTCGCGTGTGTCCGGGGCCATTGCAGCAACTTGGCTTGAGCTCGAACGCCGATGCAGTGTCGTCCGTCGGTGAACCTTCGCTTCAAACCGCATCCTTTGCGCCGAAGGAACCGAAACAGGCGCCGCTTGGGCAAGACGGACCGAGCAGTTTCACAGTGTCGGGCATGAATGGCGACACACACAGCCAGCTGGGGGTAACCCAGGGCCTAGGTGTGAGCGGCAAAAAATCCAGTGGATACTCGGCAACGGCCTGCAGTCAGCCGGCTCCGAGTCAGTGGTTACTCGCTGGAAATACCACCAAGGGACAAAACTCGGTGCTGGACGTCATCAACCCCGGTAACGTGCCCGCTCGCGTCAACTTTGCGCTCTACACCGAGGCTGGTGCGGTTCGACCCACCATCCCCGAGGCCGTTATCAAACCCGGAGAGCGCAAGACCGTGAGTCTTGCCGGTGTCGCACCGGACGCGGAAGCGATCGCAATCAAAGTGGATGCCATCGGAACGCCCGTGACCGCCTACGTTCATCAGACCGCAATCGACACGCTCGACCCGAAGGGGTCGGAAATCGCGAACGCCACCGCACTACCAGCCACTCGACAGGTCATCAGCGGAATGCACGTGTACGAACGGCCGGGAGCGGGCGATGACGCGCCGACCACGATCGGCTCGACGCTTCGCCTGATGAATCCCGGTGAGGACAACCTCATGGCAACGGTGCGTTTCCTGCGAAGCAACGGCGAAGCCACTGAGATGGAAGTTCCGCTGGATGCCGGGCGCGTAACCGATATGCCGATCACCACACTCCCTGAGGGTGACTACACCGTCGTCGTCGAGGCTGAGACTCCCATCCTTGCCGGTGGTCGCATGTCGCCATTGGACGGTAGCGAGTTTGCCTGGCTGGCAGCCTCCCCGCAGCTGCAAGGCAAGACCATGGCTGCGATTGCGCAGGGACCAAACCCCAAACTTGCCCTCGCAAACCCCAGCGATACCGAACGAACGCTCAGCGTCAACGGTGCGCAAGTGCGCGTTCGACCGCGCGCGACCGTGTACATCGACGAGCCCGCATCCACCGCCATTTCCCTCGATGACGCCGACGGAATCTATGCGGCCGTGTACTACTCGGGGACCGGCGAGCTGTCCGCAACCCCGGTGCTATTGGGTAACCCGGACGCGACACCGATTACCGTCGTCGGCTAA
- a CDS encoding DUF3499 family protein — MRSRTCARVSCSRRAEYTLTFDYTDKMVVIGPLAVRAEPHSYDLCRLHADRTTAPEGWTVLRPLPLGAPPAT; from the coding sequence ATGCGTTCCCGGACCTGCGCCCGCGTCTCATGCTCTCGCCGAGCCGAGTACACGCTGACGTTTGACTACACCGACAAGATGGTCGTGATTGGTCCGCTGGCCGTTCGTGCCGAGCCGCATAGCTACGATCTGTGCCGACTGCACGCCGATCGTACGACCGCACCCGAGGGATGGACAGTGCTGCGCCCCTTACCCCTTGGTGCGCCACCCGCTACGTAA
- a CDS encoding rhamnan synthesis F family protein, with amino-acid sequence MSHLIAYGIRNIRRGKIDSYVFEALRRLRDEESQLVVLKPTGFCPKGDDLNELGRLADAVLDVDDLGSEPSVMKKIYDFVQANASTSTIDRVTWLDDSLFGPVNVQRGLPEIPVDAQGTVLVDQDGANGPEASVLPLLSLRTTFMESAEFLRSLEGERCGYLEFVQRLRDMDASIAAAHPRNEPHEVYFARDSIVRLRREGLNFVPVSVFTRDPLVNDRWGIVPRETYDWMCEEGYPRSAIWDHLLLSVPPRTWYTNLSMAEIIPVSGDTSESTTLTTAVIVHVYYTDMARELIDLAATIPGAVRVIATTNTPEKQAELQEVTGSDPRFTSVEVRVVTSNRGRDISAFLVDCADVLRDPTVDLVVKLHSKRSVQDPASVSGWFRRHLFDNLFASPAYVRNIYGLFEQEPQLGMVFPPTIHMGLPTMGRAWSLNLGPAHNVAQRIGVRNPFDVNTPLSPYGSMFIARREVLLPLVEANFAIAEFPDAHEYRDGSLAHVLERLVSYVAFSHGYYAKTVQSAPIASVSEPFLEYKLQAVGEYMQAHTIEQVATLRGRGENWPLWQAVRRVVWTRLEGRVPGSGKWLSRGFALMGRVKSVARRAIKR; translated from the coding sequence AGTTACGTTTTCGAAGCGCTCCGTAGGTTGCGTGACGAAGAATCGCAGCTTGTTGTGCTGAAGCCAACGGGGTTTTGCCCTAAAGGCGATGATCTGAACGAACTCGGCCGGCTCGCAGACGCAGTGCTTGACGTGGACGATCTCGGTAGTGAACCGAGCGTCATGAAGAAGATCTACGATTTTGTGCAGGCGAATGCTTCAACGTCGACGATCGATCGTGTTACTTGGCTCGATGATTCACTATTCGGTCCAGTGAATGTTCAACGGGGTTTGCCGGAGATCCCGGTCGATGCGCAGGGAACCGTGCTTGTCGATCAGGATGGAGCAAACGGTCCCGAAGCCTCAGTGCTTCCGTTGCTTTCTCTACGGACGACCTTTATGGAGAGTGCTGAGTTTTTGAGGTCCCTTGAAGGGGAGCGATGCGGCTATCTCGAGTTTGTGCAGCGTCTACGTGATATGGATGCGTCAATCGCTGCCGCGCATCCGCGTAACGAACCTCACGAGGTGTACTTTGCGCGCGACTCCATCGTTCGACTCCGCCGAGAGGGGCTGAACTTTGTGCCTGTCTCCGTGTTCACACGCGATCCGCTGGTGAATGACCGCTGGGGGATTGTGCCTCGTGAAACGTATGACTGGATGTGTGAGGAGGGGTACCCCAGATCGGCCATCTGGGACCATCTGTTGCTATCGGTGCCGCCGCGCACTTGGTACACCAACCTGTCGATGGCAGAAATCATCCCGGTCTCAGGTGACACCTCGGAGTCGACCACGCTCACTACGGCAGTGATCGTGCACGTTTACTACACGGATATGGCTCGAGAGCTGATTGATCTTGCCGCAACGATTCCCGGCGCTGTACGCGTTATTGCGACAACCAATACGCCTGAAAAACAGGCCGAGCTGCAGGAAGTAACTGGTAGCGATCCCCGATTTACATCGGTCGAGGTTCGGGTCGTTACCAGTAACCGCGGGCGCGATATTTCGGCATTCTTGGTTGACTGCGCCGATGTATTAAGGGATCCGACAGTTGACCTTGTCGTGAAACTGCACTCGAAGCGATCGGTGCAGGATCCGGCATCGGTCAGCGGGTGGTTCCGTCGCCATCTCTTTGACAACTTGTTCGCTTCTCCTGCGTATGTTCGCAACATTTACGGGCTGTTCGAACAAGAGCCTCAGCTCGGCATGGTCTTCCCGCCAACTATTCACATGGGCCTGCCCACTATGGGACGAGCGTGGTCGCTTAACCTGGGGCCCGCTCATAACGTTGCCCAGCGCATCGGAGTGCGTAATCCATTCGATGTCAACACGCCGCTTTCCCCGTACGGCTCCATGTTCATTGCGCGACGAGAGGTTTTGCTGCCGCTGGTGGAGGCCAACTTCGCAATCGCTGAATTTCCGGACGCTCATGAATACCGCGACGGGTCGTTGGCCCATGTGCTTGAGCGGCTTGTGAGCTATGTAGCATTCAGCCACGGCTACTATGCGAAAACCGTGCAATCGGCGCCGATCGCAAGCGTCAGTGAGCCGTTCCTTGAATATAAGTTGCAGGCGGTGGGGGAGTATATGCAAGCTCACACAATTGAGCAGGTAGCTACGCTGCGTGGACGTGGGGAAAACTGGCCACTGTGGCAGGCCGTCCGCCGTGTTGTCTGGACTCGACTTGAAGGTCGGGTGCCTGGCAGTGGTAAGTGGCTGAGCCGAGGGTTTGCGCTTATGGGCAGAGTGAAATCAGTCGCGCGCAGAGCTATTAAGCGATAG
- the manA gene encoding mannose-6-phosphate isomerase, class I has protein sequence MRAILARSGGKTVVIAWSTSAALPTRCTLPRMLLSIQNSPMRYSWGATGAISEVMGVGAGLIEPETDNPKQAELWFGAHHGSPSRIAADDRDESSTAESAPTLRDFIAENPQRALGSLAAGLRPGDEPRLPFLMKVLAASEPLSLQAHPRLDDAIAGFAAENERGVPLDAPNRNYRDASHKPELLIALTETMDALAGFRMRAEVFELVRCIAEFAAENLAFQEFARRVAQATTDRDTLDLVAWLLSDDDTVHDAVTALDRWLATAAAPGAERYQRERRNLQRIRQAFPEDSGCLTALLMNHVSVKRGEAIYIQAGILHAYLQGVGIEVMAASDNVLRGGLTPKHIDVPELLRILRVTPTPPPFLAPLQLAEGVQLFKPNEPDFQVQRVAGETLEAQVRFVGPAILLALEGELTVTGATGAGTVLGQGDALYVTPDEAPLEIAGAGVCVVASVGVDAETALPLS, from the coding sequence ATGCGCGCAATTCTCGCACGCAGTGGCGGCAAAACCGTCGTTATTGCGTGGTCTACGAGCGCAGCGTTACCGACTCGTTGTACGCTCCCGAGGATGCTGTTGTCGATTCAAAACAGCCCCATGCGGTATTCGTGGGGCGCGACGGGCGCCATCTCAGAGGTTATGGGTGTGGGCGCCGGGCTTATCGAACCCGAAACTGACAACCCTAAACAGGCCGAGCTCTGGTTCGGTGCCCACCACGGCTCGCCAAGCCGCATAGCGGCTGATGACCGGGACGAATCCAGCACTGCAGAATCGGCTCCGACACTGCGGGACTTCATTGCCGAAAACCCGCAGCGAGCCCTCGGGAGCCTTGCGGCTGGGTTGCGGCCGGGTGACGAGCCACGGCTGCCTTTCCTGATGAAAGTGCTCGCCGCATCCGAACCACTCTCGCTTCAAGCACACCCGCGCCTGGATGACGCAATCGCTGGATTTGCGGCCGAGAACGAACGGGGCGTGCCACTGGACGCACCAAATCGCAACTACCGCGACGCCTCGCACAAGCCGGAACTGCTCATCGCGCTCACCGAGACGATGGATGCACTGGCCGGGTTTCGCATGCGCGCGGAAGTCTTCGAGCTCGTGCGGTGTATCGCCGAGTTCGCGGCCGAGAACCTCGCTTTTCAGGAGTTCGCTCGCAGGGTCGCGCAGGCAACGACCGATCGTGACACCCTGGATCTGGTTGCCTGGCTGCTCAGCGACGACGACACGGTCCACGATGCTGTGACCGCACTCGACCGCTGGTTAGCCACAGCCGCAGCGCCCGGAGCCGAGCGCTACCAGCGGGAACGCCGCAATCTTCAGCGCATCCGACAGGCATTCCCCGAAGACTCTGGCTGCCTCACTGCGCTGCTGATGAACCACGTATCGGTGAAGCGGGGCGAAGCGATCTACATTCAGGCTGGCATCCTGCACGCCTATCTCCAGGGCGTTGGTATCGAAGTCATGGCCGCAAGCGATAATGTGCTGCGCGGCGGGCTCACACCCAAACACATCGACGTTCCCGAACTGCTGCGCATCCTGCGCGTAACACCCACGCCGCCACCATTCCTCGCGCCGTTGCAATTGGCCGAGGGCGTGCAGCTCTTCAAACCAAATGAGCCGGACTTTCAGGTCCAGCGAGTGGCCGGGGAGACCCTCGAGGCCCAGGTTCGCTTCGTTGGTCCTGCAATCCTGCTCGCGCTCGAGGGTGAACTCACCGTCACCGGGGCTACCGGAGCGGGAACAGTGCTCGGTCAAGGTGATGCGCTGTATGTCACTCCGGATGAGGCGCCGCTCGAGATTGCGGGCGCGGGTGTCTGTGTGGTTGCCAGCGTTGGTGTGGATGCGGAGACGGCGCTGCCACTCTCGTAG
- a CDS encoding WhiB family transcriptional regulator — protein sequence MAKMIRPVPENWFVDPLELGVPGTEHHIGDDNPLAWQADALCAQTDPEAFFPEKGGSTRDAKMICQACEVRAQCLEYALERDERFGIWGGYSERERRKMRRQA from the coding sequence ATGGCAAAAATGATTCGTCCGGTTCCCGAGAACTGGTTTGTAGATCCGCTTGAACTTGGCGTACCCGGTACCGAGCACCACATCGGTGACGATAACCCGCTCGCGTGGCAGGCAGATGCACTGTGTGCGCAAACCGACCCGGAAGCATTCTTCCCTGAAAAAGGCGGCTCAACTCGAGACGCAAAGATGATCTGCCAGGCCTGCGAAGTTCGCGCACAGTGCCTCGAATATGCGCTCGAGCGCGACGAACGATTCGGCATCTGGGGTGGCTACTCCGAACGCGAACGCCGCAAGATGCGTCGCCAGGCATAG
- a CDS encoding glycosyltransferase: MRPRVTAIVVGQNAATALARTLTALAAQTVAPDRTVLVDLSSTDRSEAVMREAVLDHSTYLRIAADATFGAAVQAAVDACDNADTTERERRQQLGADPELSSDWFWILGADNAPEPDALEELLDTAERNPSLEVTGPKIVHQDDPARIVEYGQSVTSSGIAVRLHADAIDQGQFEHLSDVLAVAAGGMLVRRETWNRLQGFDSGLPAVDDGLDFCVRTWLSGGRVLLSPRARVEADVAGATGTTHFGKRTRPLQKYRIRREAQLHRQLTWVPVLEFVLRWLLLLPLTLARTIQHLLRKTPGRILPDWRAALRVFFFRTGVHRSRRQFAATKRHSLHSLNKLSIMPQEWRKIQANRRDEYRAATQQHRDRYNFITGGGGWIALLGVVASLVLLFPLINAGTITGGALLPLSGDIGQLWGNTGYGLRDTGGGVGVADPFNYLLAFLGTITFWNPSQSIQLLWLIAIPASAVGAWFLAARLTVQPWARALVAIAWMATPTLYASLMEGRLGGVVVHMLLPWLLFTGFGAASSWTAASWCSLIALAIAASSPMLLPLLGLLWLLALLIAGRGWMRVLVTCIPTLAMFMPLGVAHLNRGRPFAVLADPGMPVVADPTRGWEVLGLFPTQSAGGWRDLAAVNNFDGQIWLPLALVLVPFVLLGLVALLRRTWRVALAGIVLACAGFVTAGIGGGFAWAFEAGHRVPLWVGPAQSAAFLGLLIAAAAGIVALRATGRIIGAVGVAALAVTLLPISPAQLNGTSQVAASTGRTLPALVEAQGAAANQIGTLVITPLGADRIHVHLERGAGRTLNEFSTLTTTNTELTESNRALANTALKFLSVGDTNPTADLHELGIGFILVKPAPTAGALLEQRLVTSMSANEALSNAGEADQIGTLFQVINAAERPTDPKLAGALDTDNWEHSLGRAMLIVQGAVLLFVVLLALPTGGIEARARGIRARSGRSRWFDLDGGSTLRVAAYDTPVDLFDDQPTGEHLDTPGGDRV; encoded by the coding sequence ATGCGCCCAAGAGTTACTGCAATTGTCGTTGGGCAAAATGCTGCAACGGCCCTCGCCCGAACGCTCACTGCGCTCGCGGCGCAGACCGTCGCGCCCGATCGCACCGTCCTTGTTGATCTGTCGTCTACCGACCGCAGCGAAGCGGTGATGCGCGAGGCGGTGCTCGACCACTCCACTTACCTTCGCATTGCAGCCGATGCCACGTTCGGTGCGGCGGTGCAGGCCGCGGTCGATGCCTGCGACAACGCAGACACAACCGAACGTGAGCGACGCCAGCAGCTCGGAGCTGACCCGGAACTCAGCAGTGACTGGTTCTGGATTCTCGGCGCAGATAACGCCCCCGAACCCGACGCGCTCGAAGAGCTGCTGGATACGGCCGAGCGGAACCCGTCGCTGGAGGTCACTGGGCCAAAAATCGTCCACCAAGACGACCCAGCTCGGATCGTCGAGTACGGCCAGTCCGTTACCAGCTCCGGCATCGCCGTGCGCTTGCACGCGGATGCCATTGACCAGGGACAGTTTGAGCACCTCTCCGACGTATTGGCCGTGGCCGCCGGCGGTATGCTCGTGCGCCGCGAAACCTGGAATCGTTTGCAAGGGTTTGACTCGGGTCTTCCGGCCGTGGATGACGGACTCGATTTCTGTGTCCGCACGTGGCTTTCCGGCGGGCGTGTGTTGCTCAGCCCACGGGCCCGTGTCGAAGCCGATGTCGCGGGCGCGACCGGAACCACCCACTTTGGCAAACGGACAAGACCGCTACAGAAGTACCGCATCCGCCGTGAAGCGCAGCTCCACCGCCAGCTCACTTGGGTTCCGGTGCTCGAATTCGTCTTGCGCTGGCTCTTGCTGCTGCCGCTGACGCTCGCCCGCACGATCCAGCACTTGCTGCGCAAAACCCCGGGTCGCATCCTGCCCGATTGGCGCGCCGCGCTGCGGGTGTTCTTCTTCCGTACCGGAGTTCACCGTTCGCGTCGACAATTCGCTGCCACCAAACGGCATTCACTGCACAGCCTCAACAAGCTCTCGATAATGCCGCAGGAATGGCGCAAAATCCAAGCGAATCGACGCGACGAATATCGTGCGGCGACTCAGCAGCACCGCGACCGCTACAACTTCATCACTGGTGGTGGCGGTTGGATCGCCCTGCTGGGCGTGGTCGCATCCCTCGTGTTGCTCTTCCCGCTGATCAACGCTGGCACGATCACCGGGGGAGCGCTGCTCCCGTTGTCGGGAGATATCGGTCAGCTTTGGGGCAACACCGGTTACGGCCTGCGCGATACCGGCGGTGGGGTAGGCGTCGCCGACCCGTTCAACTATCTGCTCGCCTTCTTGGGCACCATCACGTTCTGGAACCCGAGCCAAAGCATCCAGCTGCTGTGGCTGATCGCGATCCCCGCATCGGCCGTCGGCGCTTGGTTCCTCGCAGCACGACTCACCGTACAACCGTGGGCACGAGCGCTGGTTGCTATCGCCTGGATGGCCACACCCACGCTGTACGCCTCCCTCATGGAAGGACGACTCGGCGGGGTAGTGGTGCACATGCTGCTGCCCTGGCTGCTGTTCACCGGATTCGGTGCAGCGAGCTCATGGACGGCAGCCTCCTGGTGCTCATTGATCGCACTCGCGATCGCCGCTTCATCGCCAATGCTGTTGCCGTTGCTGGGACTGCTCTGGCTACTAGCGCTGCTCATTGCTGGCCGCGGGTGGATGCGGGTACTCGTCACCTGCATCCCTACCCTCGCCATGTTCATGCCGCTCGGTGTGGCCCACCTCAACCGCGGTCGCCCGTTCGCCGTGTTGGCGGATCCGGGGATGCCGGTGGTCGCCGACCCAACGCGCGGCTGGGAAGTACTCGGTCTTTTCCCAACCCAATCCGCGGGCGGATGGCGCGATCTGGCCGCAGTCAATAACTTCGACGGCCAGATTTGGCTGCCGCTGGCGCTCGTGCTCGTACCGTTTGTGTTGCTCGGCCTCGTCGCGCTATTGCGTCGTACCTGGCGGGTCGCTCTGGCTGGCATTGTGCTCGCCTGTGCCGGTTTTGTGACTGCCGGTATTGGCGGTGGATTCGCGTGGGCGTTCGAGGCTGGGCATCGGGTGCCGTTATGGGTCGGTCCAGCGCAATCTGCCGCGTTCCTCGGACTACTCATCGCTGCAGCCGCGGGTATCGTTGCGTTGCGAGCTACCGGCCGGATCATCGGCGCAGTCGGGGTCGCAGCCCTTGCCGTGACGCTCCTCCCAATCTCACCCGCGCAACTGAACGGGACATCGCAGGTAGCCGCATCCACCGGCCGTACGCTACCGGCCCTCGTTGAAGCACAGGGCGCGGCGGCGAACCAGATCGGCACACTCGTGATCACACCACTTGGTGCTGACCGCATCCACGTTCACCTCGAACGCGGAGCAGGCCGGACACTCAACGAGTTCTCGACACTCACCACCACCAACACCGAGCTCACCGAATCAAACCGAGCACTGGCAAACACCGCGCTGAAGTTCCTCTCCGTGGGAGACACCAACCCCACTGCTGATCTGCACGAACTCGGAATCGGATTCATTCTGGTGAAACCCGCGCCTACGGCAGGTGCACTGCTCGAGCAGCGGTTAGTGACTTCGATGTCGGCGAACGAAGCGCTCTCCAACGCCGGTGAAGCTGACCAGATCGGAACGCTCTTCCAGGTAATCAACGCCGCCGAACGACCAACCGATCCGAAACTTGCCGGTGCGCTCGATACCGACAACTGGGAACACAGCCTCGGCCGGGCGATGCTCATCGTGCAAGGGGCCGTGCTGCTCTTCGTTGTGCTGCTTGCACTGCCGACCGGCGGTATTGAAGCGCGTGCTCGCGGAATTCGCGCGCGCAGTGGACGCAGCCGCTGGTTCGATCTCGACGGCGGTTCCACCCTGCGCGTAGCCGCCTATGACACACCGGTCGATCTCTTTGATGATCAGCCAACCGGTGAGCACCTCGATACCCCAGGAGGCGACCGTGTCTGA
- a CDS encoding O-antigen ligase family protein, producing MISSVWARLISSRGLPVAPAPETVTPSRAMWLACSMLFVGFCGDVLRYTIGWVGYLIVVLALVVMAGVLYARRRPQVRIFDLPYLLVGFVLWCWLSTIWSRYPLETIIGSTLQTVTAAGGVAMAVSLGRFQFLRSFGVTMRMLVFGSLLFELFAAILSPGGVVPPVYLHTDTLGRLLGNSAPTSTEEIPGSFYWTHSQLFVGGPLQGLMGNRNLLAFVALLAIIVTLAEVMDGFIGRTYATVSILAATAALLLTDSATAYVALAFVLLGASLVSIGRRVKRRHRWLLYASVGTLLVAGAIVVVANNNEIFAAMNRSSDMSGRGTIWHAVIELGSSSPILGLGWVSYWAPWVPEFSQLAVIDGVAYHQAHNAFLDAWMQTGVVGLLLFAGVVATTLIRTWWLAIDLHDVPLMPLANRERMRASMSAAVPFLLMVALVVQAMTESRLLVEGDWLLLSYLAIFAKFRSANAPLRPRAQGTVTHANENLALDLRVR from the coding sequence ATGATCTCGAGTGTTTGGGCGCGCCTGATTTCCAGCCGAGGACTTCCGGTAGCACCAGCACCCGAGACAGTTACCCCCTCACGCGCGATGTGGCTGGCGTGCTCAATGCTGTTCGTCGGGTTCTGCGGTGATGTGCTTCGGTACACGATCGGTTGGGTGGGGTACCTCATCGTCGTGCTTGCGCTCGTCGTAATGGCCGGCGTGCTCTACGCACGACGACGGCCGCAGGTACGAATCTTTGACCTGCCGTACTTACTGGTCGGGTTCGTGCTGTGGTGTTGGTTATCAACCATTTGGAGCCGCTACCCGCTGGAGACGATCATCGGCTCAACGCTGCAGACCGTCACCGCGGCCGGCGGGGTCGCGATGGCTGTCTCGCTCGGTCGCTTTCAGTTCTTGCGTTCTTTCGGTGTGACGATGCGGATGCTCGTGTTCGGGTCGCTGTTGTTCGAACTCTTCGCGGCGATTCTTTCGCCGGGCGGAGTCGTTCCGCCCGTGTACCTGCACACGGACACGCTCGGGCGCCTACTGGGTAATTCGGCGCCGACCTCCACCGAGGAGATCCCCGGCAGTTTCTATTGGACGCATTCGCAGCTGTTTGTTGGCGGCCCGCTCCAGGGCCTGATGGGGAACCGTAATCTGCTCGCCTTCGTGGCGTTATTGGCGATCATCGTAACCCTCGCCGAGGTGATGGACGGGTTCATCGGGCGCACCTACGCAACCGTCAGCATCCTTGCCGCGACCGCTGCGCTGCTACTGACGGATTCCGCAACCGCCTATGTTGCATTGGCGTTCGTGCTGCTTGGGGCTTCGCTCGTTTCGATCGGGCGCCGCGTGAAGCGCCGTCATCGCTGGCTGCTGTATGCCTCGGTTGGCACGCTGCTGGTCGCCGGCGCGATCGTGGTCGTCGCGAATAACAATGAGATCTTTGCGGCCATGAACCGCTCTTCCGATATGTCCGGGCGCGGTACGATCTGGCATGCCGTTATTGAGCTCGGCAGCTCATCCCCGATCCTGGGGCTTGGCTGGGTGAGCTACTGGGCCCCGTGGGTGCCGGAGTTCAGCCAATTAGCGGTGATCGATGGCGTTGCGTATCACCAAGCACATAACGCGTTTTTAGATGCGTGGATGCAAACCGGCGTGGTCGGGCTATTGCTGTTTGCGGGAGTGGTTGCAACCACATTGATTCGCACCTGGTGGCTCGCGATTGATCTACACGATGTGCCGCTGATGCCACTCGCGAACCGTGAACGGATGCGCGCATCGATGTCTGCAGCCGTGCCGTTCTTGCTGATGGTGGCGTTGGTTGTGCAGGCGATGACCGAGTCGCGATTGCTTGTCGAGGGCGACTGGTTACTGCTGTCATATCTGGCAATCTTCGCGAAGTTCCGCTCGGCGAATGCGCCGCTGCGCCCCCGTGCGCAGGGCACGGTGACACACGCAAACGAGAACCTCGCGCTGGACCTACGGGTTCGTTAA